From a region of the Candidatus Azobacteroides pseudotrichonymphae genomovar. CFP2 genome:
- a CDS encoding RepB family plasmid replication initiator protein has product MSTWREWLLSFIMRRKPIEAKVVEKVDTNTIDDLSMSQEKVHLPSKFIQSYLLSVSKHPFSEDEKHVLYRLVEYFQLDKEEQNKDFILRNNTNGYVEIVLSLKEGENFIQTKKAIYNLQKRMIQHEDGERLIRFPFIYYMGIDKNTNDIHLLLRREIYEVLLHLPHVNQKKELEAVISFRSIYARHFYELIKGKNEPGNLQYREDKNCTRTWQQNT; this is encoded by the coding sequence ATGAGTACATGGAGAGAATGGTTATTATCCTTCATTATGAGAAGGAAGCCGATAGAAGCTAAGGTTGTGGAAAAGGTTGATACCAATACTATCGATGACCTTTCTATGTCCCAAGAGAAGGTACATCTTCCTAGCAAATTTATTCAGTCCTATCTACTGTCAGTATCGAAGCACCCTTTCTCTGAAGATGAGAAACATGTTCTATATCGATTGGTCGAATACTTCCAACTGGATAAGGAAGAACAAAACAAGGATTTTATTCTTAGAAATAATACTAATGGATACGTAGAGATTGTCCTGTCCTTAAAAGAAGGAGAGAATTTTATACAGACAAAAAAGGCTATATATAACTTACAGAAGCGAATGATACAGCATGAAGACGGAGAGCGATTGATACGTTTCCCATTTATTTATTACATGGGAATAGATAAGAATACGAACGATATACACCTTCTCTTACGTCGAGAGATATACGAAGTATTGTTACATCTTCCACATGTGAATCAAAAGAAGGAACTAGAAGCGGTAATATCTTTCAGAAGCATCTATGCTCGTCATTTTTATGAACTTATCAAAGGGAAGAATGAACCCGGTAACTTACAATATAGAGAAGATAAGAACTGTACTAGAACTTGGCAACAAAATACATGA
- a CDS encoding recombinase family protein, whose protein sequence is MNVVYLRVSTCHQDVNNQMMGIEKYMEEHQMTIDRVFEETVSGKIKAKDRKLASVMDELKKGDTLIVSEVSRIGRNMMDIISNINMLCNEKGCNFIAVKQNYYFKTNDLNSKVMLFAHTIAAEIERGLNCARTKESYLRVKAESDGDFVWGRPQKLQETMEIDLSLPIDEIARQNNVHRRTVTRYVRQYRKDLCYKPRNHYLTLAQC, encoded by the coding sequence ATGAATGTTGTGTATCTAAGAGTAAGTACTTGCCATCAGGATGTAAACAATCAGATGATGGGGATAGAGAAGTACATGGAAGAACATCAAATGACGATTGACCGTGTTTTCGAAGAAACTGTTTCAGGAAAAATAAAGGCAAAGGATAGAAAACTTGCCTCTGTTATGGACGAACTTAAAAAGGGTGATACCCTAATTGTAAGTGAAGTATCTCGCATTGGACGCAACATGATGGACATAATTAGTAACATCAATATGCTCTGCAATGAGAAAGGATGCAATTTTATTGCCGTCAAACAGAACTATTATTTCAAGACAAATGATCTCAACAGCAAGGTCATGCTATTTGCCCATACGATAGCAGCCGAGATTGAGAGAGGATTAAACTGTGCAAGGACTAAAGAATCTTATCTGCGAGTTAAGGCAGAGAGTGATGGTGATTTTGTTTGGGGAAGACCTCAAAAACTACAGGAAACGATGGAAATCGATCTTTCTCTTCCCATTGACGAGATAGCCAGACAGAACAACGTTCATCGGCGGACTGTTACCCGTTATGTGAGACAGTACAGAAAGGATTTATGCTATAAGCCAAGAAATCATTATTTAACACTGGCTCAGTGTTAG
- a CDS encoding type II toxin-antitoxin system YoeB family toxin: MRRIIKKELVVDPRNGTGDSEKLKYMDGKIYSRRISDFHRMVYEIEEPGKVRVTNLWGHYDDK, encoded by the coding sequence ATAAGACGTATAATAAAAAAAGAACTAGTAGTTGATCCTCGTAATGGAACTGGGGACTCTGAAAAACTGAAGTACATGGATGGAAAAATCTATTCTCGCCGAATAAGCGATTTTCACCGTATGGTATACGAAATAGAAGAACCAGGCAAAGTAAGGGTAACTAATCTTTGGGGACACTATGATGATAAATAA
- a CDS encoding acyl-CoA dehydrogenase family protein yields MANFYLDNPSLKHHLYHPLMKRIVELKERNFTDKDQFDYAPIDFEDAMDSYEKVMEIAGDVIGNVVAPNAEDVDRLGGKLKNKRVQYAPGTIQNLQAITQAGLMGLSMPRIFGGLNFPMVTFIMASDIAARADAGFCNLWALQDCIITLYEFGNEQQHKQFIPRVCAGETLSMDLTEPDAGSDLQAVALKATYDEKKDCWRLNGVKRFITNGDADIHLVLARSEEGTKDGRGLSMFIYDKKDGGVDVRRIENKMGIKGSPTCELTYKNAKAQLCGKRKYGLIKYVMSLMNGARLGIMAQATGLSEAAYREAIVYARERKQFGKTIIEFPAVYEMISNIKAKLYASRSILYETARFVDIYKILEEIAKERPLNDAEKLELKKYKRLSDAFTPLGKAMNTEYANQNTYDCIQIHGGSGFMKDYTCERLYRDARITSIYEGTTQLQVVAAIRHVLTDTYLTQIEEYQAIQLKPELNNLKQRLSKSVEIYKQLVKKVASTKNAELIDFHARRLVECAGHLILSYLLLLDANRNPAEFAHSAEVYANYGEAEIKKIQNLINRFNIENISFYKQL; encoded by the coding sequence ATGGCAAATTTTTATCTAGATAATCCATCTTTAAAACATCATCTCTATCATCCTTTGATGAAACGTATCGTTGAATTAAAAGAGCGAAACTTTACAGATAAAGATCAATTTGATTATGCACCGATCGATTTTGAAGATGCAATGGATAGTTATGAAAAAGTAATGGAAATTGCAGGGGATGTAATTGGTAATGTTGTTGCTCCTAATGCAGAAGATGTAGATCGTTTAGGTGGCAAATTAAAAAACAAACGCGTACAATACGCTCCAGGTACAATACAAAACTTACAAGCAATCACTCAAGCCGGCTTGATGGGACTCTCTATGCCTCGCATCTTTGGTGGTTTGAATTTCCCGATGGTTACTTTTATCATGGCTTCAGATATAGCAGCCCGTGCTGATGCAGGTTTTTGCAACCTTTGGGCATTACAAGACTGCATTATAACTTTATACGAGTTTGGAAATGAACAGCAACACAAGCAATTCATCCCTCGTGTTTGTGCTGGAGAAACCTTATCCATGGATCTAACTGAACCAGATGCCGGTTCCGACTTGCAAGCAGTAGCATTAAAAGCCACCTACGATGAAAAAAAAGACTGCTGGAGACTAAATGGAGTAAAACGATTTATCACTAATGGAGATGCTGACATACATCTTGTACTAGCTCGTTCGGAAGAAGGAACAAAAGATGGTAGGGGGCTTTCCATGTTTATTTATGATAAAAAAGATGGAGGAGTCGACGTTCGAAGAATTGAAAACAAAATGGGTATCAAGGGGTCTCCTACTTGCGAATTAACTTACAAAAATGCTAAAGCGCAATTGTGTGGAAAACGTAAATATGGCTTGATTAAATATGTGATGTCTCTGATGAATGGTGCTCGCTTGGGTATCATGGCTCAGGCAACCGGACTTTCGGAAGCCGCTTACCGTGAAGCAATAGTATATGCCCGAGAAAGGAAACAATTCGGAAAAACAATTATTGAATTTCCAGCAGTTTATGAAATGATTTCTAATATCAAGGCAAAGTTATACGCCTCCCGTTCTATCCTTTATGAAACTGCCCGTTTTGTAGATATATATAAAATATTGGAAGAAATCGCTAAAGAGCGCCCGTTAAATGATGCGGAAAAATTAGAATTAAAAAAATATAAAAGGTTATCCGATGCTTTTACTCCACTTGGCAAAGCCATGAATACTGAATATGCCAATCAAAATACTTATGATTGTATCCAAATTCATGGTGGTTCGGGTTTTATGAAAGATTATACTTGTGAACGTTTATATCGTGATGCTCGCATTACTAGTATTTATGAGGGAACTACACAATTGCAAGTTGTAGCTGCTATCAGGCATGTGTTGACTGATACCTACCTAACTCAGATTGAAGAATATCAAGCGATACAACTAAAACCGGAGCTAAATAATCTGAAACAAAGATTATCGAAATCAGTAGAAATCTACAAACAATTGGTTAAAAAAGTTGCTTCCACAAAAAACGCGGAACTTATTGATTTTCACGCTCGCCGTTTGGTAGAATGTGCAGGACACCTTATATTGAGTTATCTGTTATTATTGGATGCCAATAGAAATCCTGCAGAATTCGCTCATTCTGCAGAAGTATATGCCAATTATGGAGAGGCAGAAATAAAGAAAATTCAAAATCTTATTAACCGTTTCAATATTGAAAACATAAGTTTTTATAAACAGTTGTAA
- a CDS encoding replication initiation protein yields MMEMFQSQEKLEEDCSIRENQYGDVEIVMPIPPSRIEEGLNDCHSLVEQVLVDLQKKVIRYENEERWTSISFIESLEIIKESHRIQLRLNSKVYGALISLSSGHRKQELEGAISFRSTYAQRFHEILRDKNIPFTYSIEDLRNLLKIKGREQVQINMDFHCSRDRTSKERTG; encoded by the coding sequence ATGATGGAAATGTTCCAATCTCAAGAGAAATTGGAAGAAGACTGTTCTATTCGTGAAAATCAATATGGAGATGTAGAGATTGTCATGCCTATTCCTCCATCACGGATAGAAGAAGGGCTTAATGATTGCCATAGTCTGGTAGAACAGGTTCTTGTTGATTTGCAAAAAAAGGTCATCCGTTATGAAAATGAAGAGAGATGGACTAGTATCTCTTTCATTGAAAGTCTAGAAATCATCAAAGAAAGTCATAGAATTCAACTTCGTTTGAACAGTAAGGTTTATGGAGCTTTAATAAGTCTTTCTAGTGGTCATCGAAAACAAGAACTAGAAGGAGCAATATCATTTCGAAGTACCTATGCACAACGTTTTCATGAAATTCTCAGGGATAAAAATATTCCATTTACCTACAGTATCGAAGATTTGAGGAATCTATTAAAGATTAAAGGTAGAGAACAAGTACAAATCAATATGGATTTTCATTGCTCACGTGATAGAACCAGCAAAGAAAGAACTGGATAA
- a CDS encoding DUF805 domain-containing protein, whose amino-acid sequence MSFLTTFLGFCILGKIEPSCISDSGLITEHCFESRLSILWIILFWFMFAQRAKRCHDVGHSGWWQFIPLYELWLLYAKGQVGKNEYGEDPQDLEEDLSSQKED is encoded by the coding sequence ATGAGCTTTCTAACTACTTTTTTAGGCTTTTGTATACTAGGGAAGATCGAACCGTCTTGCATATCTGATTCTGGTCTTATAACAGAACACTGCTTTGAATCGAGGTTATCCATTCTATGGATAATCTTGTTTTGGTTCATGTTTGCCCAAAGAGCTAAACGTTGCCACGATGTAGGACACAGCGGTTGGTGGCAATTTATCCCACTTTATGAACTATGGCTTTTGTATGCAAAGGGACAGGTAGGAAAGAATGAATATGGTGAAGATCCACAAGATTTGGAAGAAGATTTGTCCTCTCAAAAAGAGGATTAA
- a CDS encoding replication initiation protein: MEISSSEREGKNLIALKPSLMNKDVIQSYILTTAKYNFSIYQKRILYRIVEYFQALLQGKKLDKNFSIEHDSSGLPLISMPISCFRPNVKDKHYIHQIKMALMDLQREIIQYETKERWESISLLAFPVILHYSRIVQFRLHPKVYEFVMDFSKGYRKYELETAMSFRSVYSMRFYELLSGQKHPLTYSIANIKAMFRLENKYKNVGVFISRVIEQAQKELDLKSPYSFTYELEYEEERKQHVGRKKITGITFIPVYRSENRNSILEYKDLCRTVVLSDVLLPEEQHFFVSLGFTEQELKK; the protein is encoded by the coding sequence ATGGAAATTTCGTCATCAGAACGAGAGGGTAAAAATTTAATTGCCTTAAAACCGTCCTTGATGAATAAGGACGTTATTCAGTCGTATATCCTGACAACAGCAAAGTATAATTTTTCTATATATCAGAAGCGTATTCTGTATAGAATTGTGGAGTACTTTCAAGCTTTACTTCAAGGGAAAAAGTTGGATAAGAATTTTTCAATTGAACATGATTCTTCGGGTTTGCCATTGATTAGCATGCCTATTTCTTGTTTTAGACCAAATGTAAAGGACAAGCATTATATCCACCAAATAAAAATGGCTCTAATGGATTTGCAAAGGGAAATTATACAATATGAAACCAAAGAAAGGTGGGAAAGTATATCACTGTTAGCTTTTCCGGTCATATTACATTACAGTCGTATCGTACAGTTTCGTTTGCATCCAAAAGTTTATGAATTTGTAATGGATTTTTCCAAAGGTTATCGTAAGTATGAATTGGAAACGGCAATGTCTTTTAGAAGTGTCTATTCAATGCGGTTCTATGAACTTCTTTCTGGGCAGAAGCATCCATTGACATATAGTATAGCGAATATAAAAGCTATGTTTCGGTTAGAAAATAAATATAAAAATGTAGGTGTTTTTATTTCACGTGTTATTGAGCAGGCTCAAAAGGAGTTGGATTTGAAATCTCCATACAGCTTCACCTATGAACTGGAATATGAGGAGGAACGTAAACAACATGTGGGCAGGAAAAAAATTACAGGTATAACTTTTATACCTGTTTATCGTTCAGAGAATCGTAATAGTATATTGGAATATAAAGACCTGTGTAGAACAGTTGTTCTTTCAGATGTACTCTTGCCAGAGGAGCAGCATTTCTTTGTTTCATTAGGTTTTACCGAACAGGAACTGAAAAAGTAA
- a CDS encoding type II toxin-antitoxin system YoeB family toxin, with protein MNGKKTYIVRLSSDTIEELARHEKDSNPSCLDRIKRMLNDLAINPRRYGIGKPKPLKHRGGDVWSRRIDERYRMAYEI; from the coding sequence GTGAATGGTAAGAAAACTTATATTGTGAGATTGTCCTCAGATACTATAGAGGAGTTAGCAAGGCATGAAAAAGATAGTAATCCATCTTGTTTAGATAGAATCAAACGTATGCTAAATGATTTAGCTATTAACCCTCGAAGATATGGAATTGGAAAGCCTAAACCTTTAAAACACAGGGGTGGAGATGTTTGGTCTCGCAGAATTGATGAACGCTACCGTATGGCATACGAAATATGA
- a CDS encoding DUF4491 family protein translates to MEFLAPLNFNGLIIGLFTFIIIGLLHSLIIKVEYYWGIKPWRVFLAISIISAIASIITPNFFISALCGILAFTSFWSIFEIFQQVKRVKRGWFPENPKQKS, encoded by the coding sequence ATGGAATTTTTGGCACCACTTAATTTTAATGGACTCATCATTGGATTGTTTACATTTATCATTATTGGCCTACTTCATTCGTTAATAATAAAAGTTGAATATTATTGGGGGATTAAGCCTTGGCGTGTATTTTTAGCAATAAGCATTATAAGTGCAATTGCATCTATTATCACACCTAATTTTTTTATATCCGCATTGTGTGGTATATTGGCATTTACTTCGTTTTGGAGTATATTTGAGATTTTTCAACAAGTCAAACGTGTAAAGAGAGGTTGGTTCCCTGAAAATCCGAAACAAAAAAGCTGA
- a CDS encoding recombinase family protein — translation MNVVYLRVSTCHQDVNNQMMGIEKYMEEHQMTIDRVIEETVSGKIKARDRKLASVMDELKKGDTLIVSEVSRIGRNMMDVISNINMLCNEKGCNFIAVKQNYYFKTNDLNSKVMLFAHTIAAEIERDLNCARTRESYLRVKAESNGDFVWGRPKDSGKKLVINPYLSIDDIARQNNVHRRTVTRYVRQYRKDLCYKPRNHYLTLAQC, via the coding sequence ATGAATGTTGTGTATCTAAGAGTAAGTACTTGCCATCAAGACGTAAATAATCAGATGATGGGGATAGAAAAGTACATGGAAGAACATCAAATGACGATTGACCGTGTAATCGAAGAAACTGTTTCAGGGAAAATAAAGGCAAGGGATAGAAAACTTGCTTCTGTTATGGACGAACTTAAAAAGGGTGATACCTTGATTGTAAGTGAAGTATCCCGTATTGGACGCAACATGATGGATGTAATTAGTAACATCAATATGCTCTGCAATGAGAAAGGATGCAATTTTATTGCAGTCAAACAGAACTATTATTTCAAGACAAATGATCTCAACAGTAAGGTCATGTTATTTGCACATACGATAGCAGCCGAGATTGAGAGAGATTTAAACTGTGCTAGGACCAGAGAATCTTATTTGAGGGTTAAGGCAGAAAGCAATGGAGATTTTGTTTGGGGGAGACCAAAAGATTCAGGGAAAAAACTGGTAATTAATCCTTATCTATCTATTGACGATATAGCCAGACAGAACAATGTACACAGGCGGACTGTTACCCGTTATGTGAGACAGTACAGAAAGGATTTATGCTACAAGCCAAGAAATCATTATTTAACACTGGCTCAATGTTAG
- the recG gene encoding ATP-dependent DNA helicase RecG: MQGVYRTTAKMKKALLDSSVINQMIKQILENTKEPLWETLPEGIIDKYQLISLDEAIRNIHFPKSNDLLQQAQYRLKFEELFYLQLSILSIAKHRETHIDGFRCKETGENFYFLKDHLPFELTYAQKRVGNEIWQDMSSGKQMNRLLQGDVGSGKTLIALFSILIATDNGFQGTIMAPTEVLAMQHYETINRLMKGSAVKVALLTGSTNNKLREDMLPKVKSGDIQILIGTHSLIEDKVEFKKLGLVVVDEQHRFGVTQRAKLWDKNTTPPHVLVMTATPIPRTLAMTIYGDLDVSIIDELPPGRQPVNTYHRHNEQRDKIYEYVRKEVQKGKQVYIVYPLIEYNEKIDLTNLQDGFQAVSKVFPEYNICMVHGQMKPEEKKQEMQKFISGETQIMTSTTVIEVGIDVRNASVMIIKNAERFGLSQLHQLRGRVGRSTEQAVCILMTNHELSEDARKRITIMTNFNNGFIIAEEDLKLRGPGSLNGIKQSGFDSNLKIARLSQDGDILDYTRNLARRILDDDPNLEKPQNILLKQHLNRWNIEKQFITL, encoded by the coding sequence ATGCAGGGAGTATATCGTACAACAGCAAAGATGAAAAAAGCTTTGTTGGATTCCAGTGTTATAAATCAAATGATAAAACAAATATTAGAAAACACCAAAGAGCCTCTTTGGGAAACATTACCAGAAGGAATCATTGATAAATACCAATTAATATCCTTAGATGAAGCCATACGTAACATTCATTTCCCAAAATCAAATGATCTTCTTCAGCAGGCTCAGTACCGTCTAAAATTTGAGGAACTCTTTTATCTCCAGCTTAGTATCCTCTCTATTGCTAAACACAGAGAGACGCATATAGATGGGTTCAGATGTAAAGAGACAGGAGAGAATTTCTACTTCTTGAAAGATCATCTTCCTTTCGAACTAACCTATGCACAGAAAAGGGTAGGTAATGAAATTTGGCAGGACATGAGTAGTGGTAAACAAATGAACCGTTTATTACAAGGAGACGTAGGAAGTGGAAAAACACTGATAGCATTATTTTCCATTTTGATAGCAACCGACAATGGGTTTCAAGGAACAATCATGGCTCCTACTGAAGTATTAGCAATGCAGCATTACGAGACAATTAATCGTTTGATGAAAGGATCAGCTGTAAAAGTAGCCTTGCTAACCGGATCGACAAATAACAAGCTACGGGAAGATATGCTTCCAAAAGTGAAAAGCGGAGACATCCAAATCCTTATTGGAACTCATTCTTTGATTGAAGACAAGGTTGAGTTCAAAAAACTGGGATTAGTCGTAGTGGACGAACAACATCGTTTTGGTGTAACACAACGTGCTAAGTTGTGGGACAAAAATACTACTCCTCCACATGTATTAGTCATGACTGCAACTCCTATTCCTCGTACGCTGGCAATGACAATCTATGGAGATCTAGATGTATCTATTATTGATGAGTTGCCTCCAGGAAGACAACCTGTAAATACCTATCATAGACACAATGAGCAAAGAGATAAAATCTACGAATATGTGCGAAAGGAAGTACAAAAAGGCAAGCAGGTTTACATTGTTTATCCTCTGATAGAGTATAATGAAAAAATAGATCTGACTAATCTACAGGATGGATTTCAAGCGGTAAGCAAGGTATTTCCTGAATATAATATTTGTATGGTTCACGGGCAAATGAAGCCAGAGGAGAAAAAGCAGGAGATGCAAAAATTTATTTCTGGAGAGACGCAGATAATGACTTCAACAACCGTCATAGAAGTAGGAATAGATGTCAGGAATGCTTCTGTGATGATTATAAAAAATGCCGAACGTTTTGGGTTGTCTCAACTGCATCAATTACGTGGGAGAGTAGGACGTAGTACAGAACAGGCCGTATGTATTCTAATGACCAATCATGAGCTATCTGAAGATGCACGAAAACGTATTACTATCATGACTAACTTCAACAATGGATTTATTATTGCTGAAGAAGATTTAAAACTGCGTGGGCCGGGAAGTTTAAACGGAATAAAACAAAGTGGATTCGATTCCAATTTAAAAATAGCTAGACTATCACAAGACGGGGATATACTAGATTATACAAGAAATCTAGCCCGTAGAATATTAGATGATGATCCTAATTTGGAAAAACCTCAAAACATCCTGCTGAAACAGCATTTGAATAGATGGAACATAGAGAAACAATTCATCACACTTTAG
- a CDS encoding HU family DNA-binding protein translates to MDKVKMNAGDIIRSASRASGYSRRVVKEVFQQCIEEMKETLLSGKRVSLKDFLSLTLGEYTVKPSGVISPSLIGIHPRVTAHLYSQYKRTIKENGQALRDAILARKEAIQNDPLTKRRIEQLSKINPFIKKNKKKRVKRV, encoded by the coding sequence ATGGATAAAGTCAAGATGAATGCTGGAGATATCATCAGGAGTGCATCACGAGCTTCTGGGTACTCTCGAAGAGTGGTGAAAGAGGTCTTTCAGCAATGCATAGAAGAGATGAAAGAAACACTACTGTCTGGGAAGAGGGTAAGTCTTAAGGATTTCCTGTCTCTTACTCTCGGTGAATATACAGTGAAACCATCTGGAGTGATTTCTCCTTCACTGATTGGTATCCATCCACGTGTAACGGCACATTTATATAGTCAGTATAAGAGAACGATCAAAGAGAATGGACAGGCCCTACGCGATGCTATTTTAGCACGTAAGGAAGCTATTCAGAATGATCCACTTACTAAGAGAAGAATTGAACAGTTGAGTAAAATAAATCCTTTCATCAAGAAGAATAAGAAGAAGCGTGTGAAGAGAGTTTGA